One window from the genome of Artemia franciscana chromosome 12, ASM3288406v1, whole genome shotgun sequence encodes:
- the LOC136034211 gene encoding heterogeneous nuclear ribonucleoprotein L-like, whose translation MSQICETRKNIVTNNPEENNKAIEIRCLGAPEFDSVDKAYKVAEPFGEVLFIKLEDRDNKVCKVVFKNFEHAQNMFEKLNSDPKSSYKVEYSLEPLSTKLRNCVFSFWNFELDPVLPAHALFVQNLDDRINCDNIFGLFCVYGIVDKIKIVKNGVQVQMADQKGAERVKKYFNGLSLLGRAMSIRTLDGIFVKKDEPPQISRGGHLPLEIYNSSSESWRSQIADQPPRKELYFYNTPKSLTESDIRDLFKKANIPDPVQVDVLYNDHYRNSKGIVKMNSIEDAVQAIAFRNNSFETLGNNPEIRFIFKLTFYKD comes from the coding sequence atGTCACAAATTTGTGAAACAAGAAAGAACATTGTAACAAATAATCCTGAAGAAAACAACAAAGCCATTGAAATACGTTGCCTTGGTGCACCTGAGTTTGATAGTGTGGATAAAGCATACAAAGTTGCTGAACCTTTTGGTGAAGTTTTATTCATTAAACTTGAAGATAGGGACAACAAGGTTTGTAAAGTCGTGTTTAAGAACTTCGAGCACGCACAAAACATGTTTGAAAAACTCAACAGTGACCCAAAAAGCAGTTACAAGGTAGAATACAGCCTTGAACCTCTATCAACTAAACTGAGGAATTGCGTCTTCTCTTTCTGGAACTTTGAACTTGATCCGGTTCTCCCTGCACACGCTCTATTTGTGCAAAATCTTGACGATAGAATTAATTGCGATAATATTTTCGGCTTGTTTTGTGTCTATGGAAttgttgataaaataaaaattgtcaaaaacggAGTACAAGTTCAGATGGCTGATCAAAAAGGAGCTGAACGTGTCAAGAAATATTTCAACGGATTGAGTCTGCTTGGACGAGCCATGTCTATCCGTACACTGGATGGGATTTTCGTGAAAAAAGACGAGCCGCCTCAGATTTCGAGAGGAGGTCACCTTCCTTTAGAGATTTATAATAGTTCAAGCGAATCATGGCGTAGCCAAATAGCTGATCAGCCTCCCCGAAAAGAACTTTATTTCTATAACACTCCAAAATCCTTAACTGAATCAGATATACGTGACCTtttcaaaaaagcaaatatCCCTGATCCTGTCCAAGTTGATGTCCTGTATAATGATCATTACCGTAATTCAAAAGGAATTGTCAAAATGAATTCAATAGAAGATGCAGTACAAGCTATTGCTTTTCGGAATAACAGTTTTGAAACACTTGGTAACAATCCTGAAATACGATTCATTTTCAAACTAACGTTTTATAAAGACTAG